One Brachyspira suanatina DNA segment encodes these proteins:
- a CDS encoding TIGR03960 family B12-binding radical SAM protein, with product MSENLKNEILALVKSEDIIKPTRYLGGEINAIIKPDMPFKFVMCFADMYEIAISNLGLSILYEVINSIEYASCERVYAVAEDFEKLLREKNIPLYTLETFSRVKDADVLGFTLQYELIYTNILQVLELSQIPIHRDERGDDVPIIAAGGPSVFNPFPLADFIDVFLFGEFDFEMKNFVDIIYNLKKNGAKRDDILKELSKLEYAYVPKYPRKHVKRIFVENINEMPYVKKPLVPLVEGIQNRISVEIARGCTHSCRFCLAGITYRPVRNRTIEKIVDIAMESLEATGANTLNLFSLSADDYPHIGELIEYLQTLGEHKGFSLSLPSLRIDSFDKDTADRIAQFRKTGLTFALEVGSHELREKINKEMDEDAIYNILADVQKMGWKIVKIYFMIGFTDNPDKEADEIIEALEKMIKVSKNKVKINAAINVFIPKPHTPLENNNQLTDEEAITYIGKVRDYFRGTKVAIKYHPPRMAEIEGIISRGDEKIGDIIYKAYKKGAKFDAWVEYFKYDVWKEVVEESGYTIKELLSKKINTPWKCIDTLVSQTFFDKEYERFQNGKFTDYCFTGNCQNCGIDYKKYCHKYKKEVLNTNFTQMVEELKTLKKRDIFAVNYKVLMKFKKEGISSLLGMHDLSRVMICALKIAGASIALSKGFHPLEKVVFTPPTPFACESEAEYMEISLTDIIDIDLLKNKINNLLSHIGIEIISAVSTPLNAKNIQSLPKNTIYKIETNNDEEALKILSNKEDLRISEERKGDYLAIKKGNDLLITLLESNEKAIRVRDIKSYLSKNNINIKNIRKLELV from the coding sequence ATGAGTGAAAATTTAAAAAACGAAATACTAGCACTTGTTAAAAGTGAAGATATAATAAAGCCTACTAGATATTTAGGCGGTGAAATAAATGCTATAATAAAACCTGATATGCCTTTTAAATTCGTTATGTGCTTTGCAGATATGTATGAAATAGCAATTAGTAATTTAGGGCTTTCTATACTTTATGAGGTTATTAACTCTATAGAATACGCTTCATGTGAAAGAGTTTATGCCGTTGCTGAAGACTTTGAAAAACTTTTAAGAGAAAAAAATATACCGCTTTATACTTTAGAAACTTTCAGCAGAGTAAAAGACGCCGATGTTTTAGGATTTACTTTGCAGTATGAGCTTATATATACAAATATACTACAAGTACTCGAATTAAGCCAAATACCTATACATAGAGATGAAAGAGGAGATGATGTACCTATAATAGCAGCAGGAGGCCCAAGCGTATTTAATCCATTCCCTTTGGCTGATTTTATTGATGTATTTTTATTCGGTGAGTTTGATTTTGAGATGAAAAACTTTGTTGATATAATTTATAATCTCAAAAAAAACGGTGCAAAAAGAGATGATATATTAAAAGAGCTTTCAAAACTTGAATACGCTTATGTTCCAAAATATCCAAGGAAACATGTAAAAAGAATATTCGTTGAAAATATTAATGAAATGCCTTATGTAAAGAAGCCTTTAGTTCCTCTTGTTGAAGGCATTCAAAACAGAATATCCGTTGAAATAGCTAGAGGCTGTACTCATAGCTGTAGATTCTGTTTAGCTGGTATTACTTATCGCCCAGTAAGAAACCGTACTATAGAAAAAATAGTTGATATAGCAATGGAGTCACTTGAGGCAACTGGAGCTAATACTTTAAATTTATTCTCTCTTTCTGCTGATGACTATCCTCATATCGGGGAATTAATAGAATATTTACAGACATTAGGAGAACATAAAGGATTTTCTCTTTCTCTGCCTTCATTAAGAATAGACTCATTTGATAAGGACACTGCAGACAGAATAGCACAATTTAGAAAAACAGGATTAACATTTGCATTAGAAGTAGGAAGCCATGAATTAAGAGAAAAAATCAATAAGGAAATGGACGAAGATGCCATATACAATATACTTGCAGATGTTCAAAAAATGGGCTGGAAAATAGTAAAAATTTATTTTATGATAGGATTCACTGATAATCCAGATAAAGAAGCAGATGAAATAATAGAAGCCCTTGAAAAAATGATAAAGGTATCAAAGAATAAAGTAAAAATAAATGCGGCTATTAATGTATTTATTCCAAAGCCTCACACGCCTTTAGAAAATAATAATCAGCTTACAGATGAAGAAGCAATTACTTATATAGGAAAGGTACGCGATTATTTTAGAGGTACTAAAGTAGCTATAAAATATCACCCTCCTAGAATGGCAGAAATTGAAGGCATAATATCAAGAGGCGATGAAAAAATCGGAGATATTATTTACAAAGCGTATAAGAAAGGTGCAAAATTTGATGCTTGGGTAGAATATTTTAAATATGATGTTTGGAAAGAAGTAGTAGAAGAAAGCGGATACACTATAAAAGAATTATTAAGTAAAAAAATAAATACGCCTTGGAAATGCATTGATACTCTTGTAAGTCAGACATTTTTTGATAAAGAATATGAAAGATTTCAAAACGGCAAATTTACAGATTACTGCTTTACTGGAAATTGTCAGAACTGCGGTATAGATTATAAAAAATACTGTCATAAATACAAAAAAGAAGTTTTAAATACAAACTTTACTCAAATGGTTGAAGAATTAAAAACTTTAAAGAAAAGAGATATATTTGCTGTAAATTATAAAGTATTAATGAAATTCAAAAAAGAAGGCATATCATCACTTTTGGGAATGCATGATTTATCAAGAGTTATGATTTGTGCTTTAAAAATAGCAGGGGCAAGCATAGCTTTAAGCAAAGGCTTTCACCCATTAGAAAAAGTTGTATTTACTCCCCCTACTCCATTTGCATGCGAGAGTGAAGCAGAGTATATGGAAATAAGTTTAACTGATATCATAGACATAGACTTATTAAAAAACAAAATAAACAATTTACTTTCTCATATAGGCATTGAAATAATTAGTGCAGTATCTACTCCTTTAAATGCTAAAAATATTCAATCTCTTCCAAAGAACACCATTTACAAAATAGAAACTAATAATGATGAAGAAGCATTAAAAATATTATCAAACAAGGAAGATTTAAGAATAAGCGAAGAGAGAAAAGGAGATTATTTAGCTATAAAGAAAGGCAATGATTTACTCATAACACTTTTAGAAAGCAATGAAAAAGCTATAAGAGTACGCGACATAAAAAGCTATCTTTCAAAGAATAATATAAACATAAAAAATATTAGAAAGTTGGAATTAGTATAA
- a CDS encoding cupin domain-containing protein yields the protein MYQDFNKTNLQNLGNGLKRRILAYSDNLMTVYMEFDEGAIAEIHSHNEHEQITYIIDGEFEFTVNGEEYLCKAGDSLHFAKNMPHGCKCIKEGKVLDTFTPKRYDFLSN from the coding sequence ATGTATCAAGATTTTAATAAAACTAATTTACAGAATTTAGGTAATGGATTAAAAAGAAGAATACTGGCTTATTCTGATAATTTAATGACTGTTTATATGGAATTTGATGAGGGAGCTATAGCTGAAATTCATTCTCATAATGAACATGAACAAATTACATATATTATAGATGGTGAATTTGAGTTTACAGTAAATGGAGAAGAATATTTATGCAAAGCTGGAGATAGTTTGCATTTTGCGAAAAATATGCCCCATGGATGTAAATGCATTAAGGAAGGTAAAGTTTTAGATACTTTTACACCTAAAAGATATGATTTCCTAAGTAATTAA
- the prmC gene encoding peptide chain release factor N(5)-glutamine methyltransferase — translation MNINNAIIYYSKQLEKINDDYKVSYIEAQTIIMHALCISKIKLISEGLKELTESDINKIESFINRRLNYEPLSYIINKKEFYGFDFYVDSNVLIPRPETEELIDLVLDYTKNKYNISVCDIGSGSGNIPITLKKLFLEQNKNIDITAIEISNGAFQVIKKNALNILGDEKIINIINTDALSFTPENKFDIIVSNAPYVPLRDKDSLQKDLEFEPQNALYSGYDGLDFYKSFLSIIEKYLKDNGAFFFEIGYDQGDALINICNSLDIKNVSVKKDLSGKDRFLVCENIKNC, via the coding sequence ATGAATATTAATAATGCTATAATATATTATTCTAAACAATTAGAAAAAATCAATGATGATTATAAAGTATCATATATTGAGGCACAAACTATTATAATGCATGCTTTATGTATTAGTAAGATAAAATTAATATCAGAAGGTTTAAAAGAGCTTACAGAGAGTGATATAAATAAAATAGAGAGTTTTATAAATAGACGTCTTAATTATGAGCCTTTATCTTATATCATAAATAAAAAAGAGTTTTACGGTTTTGATTTTTATGTTGATAGTAATGTGCTTATACCGAGACCAGAAACTGAAGAGCTTATTGATTTGGTGTTGGATTATACAAAGAATAAATATAATATTTCAGTATGCGATATTGGTTCAGGTAGCGGAAATATACCCATAACATTAAAAAAATTATTTTTAGAGCAGAATAAAAACATTGATATTACAGCTATTGAAATTAGTAATGGAGCTTTTCAAGTTATAAAGAAAAATGCTTTAAATATATTAGGCGATGAAAAAATTATAAATATAATAAATACTGATGCTTTAAGTTTTACTCCCGAAAATAAATTTGATATAATAGTTTCAAACGCTCCTTATGTGCCTTTAAGAGATAAAGATTCTCTTCAAAAAGATTTGGAGTTCGAGCCTCAAAATGCATTGTATTCCGGTTATGACGGACTTGATTTTTATAAGAGTTTTTTAAGTATAATAGAAAAATATTTAAAAGATAATGGAGCTTTCTTTTTTGAAATAGGCTATGATCAGGGAGATGCATTGATTAATATATGCAATTCTCTTGATATAAAAAATGTATCAGTAAAAAAAGATTTAAGCGGCAAAGACAGGTTTCTTGTTTGTGAGAATATTAAGAATTGTTAA
- a CDS encoding S66 peptidase family protein, with the protein MIKPKRLEKGNTIGIITPSSACPKDKLDEGIAYLENRGYKVKLSKHVLDNHNGYGGTDEARAEDLNNFFEDDEVDAIICSRGGYGAVRILDKLDYDIIKNNPKIFAGYSDITSFHLAFYEKTGLITFHAPMVSIDMVKGKSFDEASLNNMFDVLESREKIIYKNPDCSEFESISYGDNGKAEGILIGGNFIVMMSSFGTEYFPKLNKDYILYIEEIDEKPYKIDRVISTIFNSKEIGRSIKGIVVGDFENCDLVEGEKETGFRTAKETIIERLSNLNIPVLTNVKCGHGKTKLTMAHGTMVKIDAKNKSFETLENVLI; encoded by the coding sequence ATGATAAAGCCAAAAAGATTAGAAAAAGGAAATACCATAGGAATAATAACCCCTTCAAGTGCATGCCCAAAAGATAAACTTGATGAAGGAATAGCATATTTAGAAAATAGAGGATACAAAGTCAAATTGTCAAAACATGTACTTGATAATCATAATGGATACGGCGGAACAGATGAAGCAAGGGCGGAAGATTTAAATAACTTCTTTGAAGATGATGAAGTTGATGCTATTATATGCTCAAGAGGCGGTTACGGAGCTGTTAGGATACTTGATAAATTAGATTATGATATTATAAAAAATAACCCTAAAATATTTGCAGGATACAGCGATATAACTTCTTTTCATTTGGCTTTTTATGAAAAAACAGGGCTTATAACATTTCATGCACCTATGGTAAGTATAGATATGGTAAAAGGAAAATCATTCGATGAGGCTTCATTAAATAATATGTTCGATGTTTTAGAAAGCAGGGAAAAAATCATTTATAAAAATCCAGACTGCTCAGAATTTGAAAGCATATCTTATGGAGATAATGGAAAAGCAGAAGGCATACTTATAGGAGGAAATTTCATTGTAATGATGTCTAGTTTCGGTACAGAATATTTTCCAAAATTAAATAAAGATTATATTCTATATATAGAAGAAATAGATGAAAAACCTTATAAAATTGACAGAGTTATATCTACTATATTTAATTCAAAAGAAATAGGCAGATCGATAAAAGGAATTGTAGTAGGAGATTTTGAAAACTGCGATTTAGTTGAAGGCGAAAAAGAAACAGGTTTTAGAACTGCTAAAGAAACTATAATAGAAAGATTAAGCAATTTAAATATACCTGTACTCACAAATGTAAAATGCGGACATGGAAAAACTAAACTTACTATGGCACATGGTACTATGGTAAAGATTGATGCAAAAAATAAAAGTTTTGAAACATTAGAAAATGTATTGATTTAA
- a CDS encoding tetratricopeptide repeat protein, giving the protein MDFSTEMENLLAKKELDKVIKRCKELIESSLKHQSDNSKLFDLALAYYYLGRAQSDHNQAIECYNKSVKYCDELIKLNSYSNMNKVYHIRGLDNHYLAKYKEAVKDYDKAIELNRNDYNTIYNKTLSLSQLKEYQESIDILKKIVDKVDHKLKIDIYNNIGLYLYYLGYFKESLHYLNESIKRNDKHYSAYFNRGITKAALLEYNEAIEDFNIGISINSHDFRAYYYRAILRLEIKNYEYAILDFDKMASLDENFGILNILNIIMDFDYCLENIDAIFNKLISCDNIWKNDKIFSILYDNDAIKKNDNIIKYIKTNLLYQYYLLTILSFNNSFLGNHYNDKVNVNYYLTLNKLMLLLNENTTDRVNANSIRITNITTANDSKEGKILEKILQINNRIIKIENIDNLITFQKSFSRNTDSLTMFRLYGKENDKEFTGASLIIKKDYFNDNKIMSKLIPMDIFNQNYLKRNLYWILYYNEKENILVFNPTNSKYTNVVIDLKEIDTIDNSNYKYANIVNIIKKVFKNIFETVDFINLNVNDDNVKNYIFSYLFENIKYIIKHEAFFEEKELRMLVVYDIESQYIKIDTKIKKLYVDYLKLFDDKSNYIKEIIVGSKVENVESMIEYIRKLLSSKQNKELHSIPVTFSKAPLR; this is encoded by the coding sequence ATGGATTTTAGTACTGAAATGGAAAACTTATTGGCTAAAAAAGAGCTTGATAAAGTTATTAAAAGATGTAAAGAATTAATAGAATCTAGTTTGAAACATCAATCAGACAATAGTAAATTATTTGATTTAGCTTTAGCATATTATTATTTAGGAAGAGCTCAATCTGATCATAATCAAGCTATAGAATGTTATAATAAATCTGTAAAATATTGCGATGAATTAATAAAATTAAATTCATATTCTAATATGAATAAAGTATATCATATAAGAGGATTAGACAATCATTATTTGGCAAAATATAAAGAAGCTGTTAAAGATTATGATAAAGCTATAGAATTAAATAGAAATGATTATAATACAATATATAATAAGACTTTATCTTTATCTCAATTAAAAGAATATCAAGAAAGTATTGATATACTTAAAAAAATTGTAGATAAAGTAGATCATAAATTAAAAATTGATATATATAATAATATTGGGCTTTATTTATATTATTTAGGGTATTTTAAAGAATCTTTACATTATTTAAATGAATCAATAAAACGGAATGATAAACATTATTCAGCCTATTTTAATAGAGGAATTACAAAAGCTGCTTTATTAGAATATAATGAAGCTATAGAAGATTTTAATATTGGAATATCAATAAATAGCCATGATTTTAGAGCTTATTATTATAGAGCAATATTAAGACTTGAAATTAAGAATTATGAATATGCAATATTAGACTTTGATAAAATGGCTAGTTTGGATGAAAATTTTGGGATACTTAATATTCTAAATATAATTATGGATTTTGATTATTGTTTAGAAAATATAGATGCTATTTTTAATAAATTGATATCTTGTGATAATATATGGAAAAATGATAAAATATTTTCTATTTTATATGATAATGATGCAATTAAAAAAAATGATAACATAATAAAATATATAAAAACTAATTTACTCTATCAATATTATTTACTTACTATTCTTTCTTTTAATAATAGTTTTTTAGGAAATCATTATAATGATAAAGTTAATGTAAACTATTATTTAACATTAAATAAATTAATGCTATTATTGAACGAGAATACAACTGACAGAGTAAATGCAAATAGCATTAGAATAACAAATATAACAACGGCAAATGATTCAAAGGAAGGAAAAATATTAGAAAAAATTTTACAAATAAATAATAGGATAATAAAAATAGAAAACATAGATAATTTAATAACATTTCAAAAATCTTTTTCAAGAAATACAGATTCTTTAACTATGTTCAGATTATATGGAAAAGAAAATGATAAAGAATTTACAGGAGCATCATTAATTATAAAGAAAGATTATTTCAATGATAATAAAATAATGTCAAAATTAATTCCTATGGATATTTTTAATCAAAATTATTTAAAGAGAAATTTATATTGGATTTTATACTATAATGAAAAAGAAAATATATTAGTTTTTAATCCTACAAATTCTAAATATACAAATGTTGTTATAGATTTAAAAGAAATTGATACCATAGATAATAGCAATTATAAATATGCCAATATAGTAAATATTATAAAAAAAGTTTTTAAAAATATTTTTGAAACAGTAGATTTTATAAATCTCAATGTAAATGATGATAATGTTAAAAATTATATATTTAGTTATTTATTTGAAAATATAAAATATATTATTAAACATGAAGCATTTTTTGAGGAAAAAGAACTAAGAATGTTAGTCGTATACGATATTGAATCACAATATATAAAAATAGATACAAAGATAAAAAAATTATATGTTGATTATCTTAAATTATTTGATGATAAATCGAATTATATAAAAGAAATTATTGTGGGCTCTAAAGTTGAAAATGTAGAATCCATGATAGAATATATTAGAAAATTGTTATCAAGTAAACAAAATAAAGAATTGCATAGTATCCCTGTAACTTTTTCAAAAGCACCGCTAAGATAA
- a CDS encoding secondary thiamine-phosphate synthase enzyme YjbQ, giving the protein MKSYRKVLEINYPKRRGYINITPEVQKCLNESGIKEGLVLCNAMNITASVFINDDESGLHQDFEVWLEKLAPEKPHSQYNHNGYEDNADAHMKRQLMGREVVVAVTEGKLDFGTWEQIFYGEYDGKRVKRVLIKIIGE; this is encoded by the coding sequence ATGAAATCTTATAGAAAAGTTTTGGAAATAAATTACCCTAAAAGGAGAGGTTATATAAATATCACTCCTGAAGTTCAAAAATGCTTAAATGAAAGCGGCATTAAAGAAGGACTTGTTTTATGCAATGCTATGAATATAACAGCAAGCGTATTTATTAATGATGATGAAAGCGGACTCCATCAGGATTTTGAAGTATGGCTTGAAAAATTGGCTCCTGAAAAACCTCATAGTCAATACAATCATAACGGCTATGAAGATAATGCTGATGCTCATATGAAAAGACAATTAATGGGAAGAGAAGTTGTTGTGGCTGTTACAGAGGGAAAACTTGATTTCGGAACTTGGGAGCAGATTTTCTACGGAGAATATGACGGAAAAAGAGTAAAAAGAGTATTGATAAAAATTATAGGAGAATAA
- the rseP gene encoding RIP metalloprotease RseP — MSWIGAIILLSVLVFVHEMGHLLAGLAVGIKAEAFSIGFGPILFKKEIKGIDFRFSAIPFGGYCKFKGEIAEDGKVEEGDFLNMSPLRRIIVYFAGPFFNYLFAFILLAVLVSMPSKIDLYSPTVSVFKDGRYMHSKSGITLAYEYGIQSGDTITAINGIKVESDNDILKTINDEAIQKAAENITFTLNRNGETLDIVIPSVEMLKALSGERALGLYFGNDLIIKNVIADSAASEAGLMAGDKIISINGMNANNIADFRPIVMDNASQKINITILRNGEEITREAIPRPVTSKALGTYGSLGVEFDSTPMRVEKVAGTPFPKSIPEAFKETGNYIVSYINGLKLLFTGKLSVRENLGGPVRIIQISSQVISVDVEYRLRTILSFTATISLILFLMNLLPLPVVDGGMIVFSFIELIMRRPIDRKVLTKIQAVGAAFLITLAIFITINDITQLFR, encoded by the coding sequence TTGAGTTGGATAGGTGCTATTATACTATTAAGCGTACTTGTATTTGTTCATGAAATGGGACACTTACTTGCTGGCTTAGCAGTTGGAATAAAGGCTGAAGCTTTTTCTATTGGTTTTGGCCCTATACTTTTTAAAAAGGAAATTAAAGGAATAGATTTCAGATTTTCTGCAATACCTTTTGGAGGATACTGTAAATTTAAAGGTGAAATTGCTGAAGATGGTAAAGTAGAAGAAGGAGATTTTTTGAATATGTCTCCTTTAAGAAGAATAATAGTTTATTTTGCCGGTCCTTTCTTTAATTATCTATTTGCTTTTATACTTTTAGCTGTATTGGTTTCTATGCCATCAAAGATAGATTTATATTCGCCTACTGTATCGGTATTCAAAGACGGAAGATATATGCATTCAAAATCAGGCATAACATTAGCTTATGAATACGGCATACAAAGCGGAGATACTATAACAGCTATAAACGGTATAAAAGTAGAATCTGATAATGATATATTAAAAACAATAAATGATGAGGCAATACAGAAAGCTGCTGAAAATATAACTTTCACATTAAACAGAAACGGTGAAACTTTAGATATAGTAATACCTTCTGTTGAAATGTTAAAGGCTTTAAGCGGAGAAAGAGCATTAGGATTATATTTTGGAAATGACCTTATAATAAAAAATGTAATTGCTGATTCTGCTGCTTCTGAAGCAGGACTTATGGCTGGAGATAAAATAATATCTATTAACGGAATGAATGCTAATAATATAGCAGATTTCAGACCTATAGTAATGGATAATGCTTCTCAAAAAATAAATATAACAATTCTTAGAAATGGTGAAGAGATTACAAGAGAGGCTATACCAAGACCTGTAACTTCAAAAGCACTTGGAACTTATGGAAGTTTAGGAGTAGAGTTTGACAGCACTCCTATGAGAGTTGAAAAAGTTGCCGGAACACCTTTCCCAAAATCTATACCAGAGGCTTTTAAAGAAACAGGAAATTATATAGTATCATATATCAATGGACTTAAACTTCTTTTCACTGGAAAATTATCAGTACGTGAAAATTTAGGCGGCCCTGTTAGAATAATACAGATTTCATCACAGGTTATTTCTGTTGATGTAGAATACAGACTTAGAACTATACTTTCATTTACTGCTACTATAAGTTTGATACTTTTCTTAATGAATCTTCTTCCTTTACCTGTAGTGGATGGAGGAATGATAGTATTTTCATTTATAGAACTTATAATGAGAAGACCTATAGACAGAAAAGTTTTAACTAAGATACAGGCTGTAGGTGCTGCTTTCTTAATAACTTTGGCTATATTCATAACTATAAATGATATAACACAATTATTCAGATAA
- a CDS encoding amidohydrolase, giving the protein MNKKTLLPIILLIFSFIVTGCSKSNNYADTVITGTIYTSEADKKIVSAVAVKDGVYQYVGDEEGVKAFIGDNTEVINLESGMAMPGFFEAHAHTAKGGLLKLYQVQLYSGKSVDDYANNIRDFYEKNKNVTVLRGRGWNNGYAPVTGPTKDVLDSITTEIPIVMTSEDGHAVWVNSKAMEIAGVNAETPDVEGGVIERDSVTKEPTGTFREKAADLITQKIPDFGVDEYKNAILTYQDEVLSYGITSVFEPGINTVGPSDNFFTALNELDKNNELKLNFFVGYSLYNTDNPKEKFDKISQLRKDVNGNKFKMTTLKIFADGVVEGKTAYLLDDYASDSGFKGYKLWEQDSLNDVYLNAQKLGLQIHVHSIGDAAARQVIDAFEYLKNTTGETNKRHAITHLQLVNKDDIKRMGELNIVAVTNPYWFFKEKGYFYELEVPYLGEERANKEYPMKDLFDAGCVVSVASDYPVTISPKPLDAIQFASTRMNLDGEPASLLGADQIVSVEQMMDCATINGAYQNFAEDSLGSIKVGKKADFIILDQNILDIVPTDITKTKVLKTYSDGKLVYQAA; this is encoded by the coding sequence GTGAACAAAAAAACATTATTACCAATCATTTTACTAATTTTCTCTTTTATTGTTACCGGTTGCAGTAAATCGAATAATTATGCCGACACAGTGATAACTGGAACAATATATACATCTGAGGCGGATAAAAAAATAGTATCTGCTGTTGCAGTAAAAGATGGAGTATACCAATACGTTGGGGACGAAGAAGGGGTAAAAGCGTTTATAGGTGATAATACCGAAGTTATTAATTTAGAAAGCGGTATGGCAATGCCTGGTTTTTTTGAAGCCCATGCTCACACAGCTAAAGGCGGTCTTTTAAAATTATATCAAGTGCAGTTATATTCAGGTAAATCCGTAGATGATTATGCTAATAATATCAGGGATTTCTATGAAAAAAATAAAAATGTAACTGTATTAAGAGGAAGAGGCTGGAATAATGGATATGCTCCTGTAACCGGCCCTACAAAAGATGTGCTTGATAGTATAACAACAGAAATACCTATAGTTATGACTTCTGAAGATGGTCATGCTGTATGGGTTAATTCAAAAGCAATGGAAATAGCAGGGGTTAATGCTGAAACTCCTGATGTTGAAGGCGGAGTTATAGAAAGAGATTCTGTAACTAAAGAACCTACAGGAACCTTCAGAGAAAAAGCAGCAGATTTAATTACTCAAAAAATTCCAGATTTTGGAGTAGATGAATATAAAAATGCAATACTTACATATCAAGATGAAGTATTATCATATGGAATAACATCTGTTTTTGAACCTGGTATTAATACAGTTGGACCTTCTGATAATTTTTTTACAGCTTTAAATGAACTTGATAAGAATAATGAATTAAAATTAAATTTCTTTGTTGGTTACAGTTTATACAATACAGATAACCCTAAAGAAAAATTTGATAAAATATCTCAGCTTAGAAAAGATGTAAACGGAAATAAATTCAAAATGACAACTTTGAAAATATTTGCCGATGGTGTAGTAGAAGGTAAAACAGCTTATTTGCTTGATGATTATGCTTCAGATAGCGGATTTAAAGGCTATAAACTTTGGGAACAAGATTCTTTAAATGATGTATATCTTAATGCTCAAAAACTAGGTTTACAAATACATGTACATTCTATAGGAGATGCAGCTGCAAGACAAGTTATAGATGCATTTGAGTATTTAAAAAATACTACAGGCGAAACTAATAAAAGACATGCTATAACTCATTTACAGTTAGTTAATAAAGATGATATAAAAAGAATGGGAGAATTAAATATAGTTGCTGTTACAAATCCTTATTGGTTTTTCAAAGAAAAAGGATATTTCTATGAATTGGAAGTACCTTATTTAGGAGAAGAAAGAGCTAATAAAGAATATCCTATGAAAGACTTATTTGATGCTGGATGTGTAGTATCAGTTGCAAGCGATTATCCTGTAACAATATCTCCAAAACCTTTGGATGCAATACAGTTTGCTTCTACAAGAATGAATTTGGATGGAGAGCCTGCTTCTTTACTTGGAGCAGATCAAATTGTAAGTGTTGAACAGATGATGGACTGTGCTACAATTAACGGAGCTTATCAGAATTTTGCTGAAGATAGTTTAGGTTCTATAAAAGTAGGAAAGAAAGCTGATTTTATAATATTGGATCAAAATATACTTGATATAGTTCCTACAGATATTACTAAAACTAAAGTATTAAAAACTTACTCTGATGGAAAATTAGTTTATCAGGCAGCATAA
- a CDS encoding HAD-IIB family hydrolase — protein MKLFFSDYDMTIYIHEKIDDSVFDAVKKWRKAGNIFTIATGRNKFSIFEHIDRHGLEFDYLIANNGALVFNNKREIIFKDTIDDEVSYKVIRFLHEKFGGTVEIANDNYVMSIKSKEGNDYLPFKVDKKINIDEIETVKNIIQINKMTPNAESTEIVANTINEKFKEEVTAYANIRTVDIVKNTVNKANGVDFVHRFIEKNNKNNIDKILVAGDSNNDIEMIKRYDGYAQINANEKIKSITNKYFNFISDIIYKEL, from the coding sequence ATGAAATTGTTTTTTAGCGATTATGATATGACTATATATATTCATGAAAAAATTGATGATAGTGTTTTTGATGCTGTAAAGAAATGGAGAAAAGCTGGAAATATATTTACTATAGCAACAGGAAGAAATAAATTTTCTATATTTGAGCATATTGACAGACATGGTTTAGAATTTGATTATCTAATAGCAAATAACGGAGCTTTGGTATTTAATAATAAAAGAGAAATAATATTTAAAGATACTATTGATGATGAAGTATCGTATAAAGTTATAAGATTTCTGCATGAAAAGTTCGGAGGTACAGTAGAAATAGCAAATGATAATTATGTGATGTCTATAAAATCAAAAGAAGGTAATGATTATCTTCCTTTCAAAGTAGATAAAAAAATCAATATAGATGAAATCGAAACTGTAAAAAATATCATACAAATAAATAAAATGACTCCTAATGCTGAAAGTACAGAAATTGTTGCAAATACAATTAATGAAAAGTTCAAAGAAGAAGTAACAGCTTATGCTAATATTAGAACAGTTGATATAGTAAAGAATACTGTTAATAAAGCAAACGGAGTGGATTTTGTGCATAGGTTTATTGAAAAGAATAATAAAAATAATATAGATAAAATACTAGTTGCAGGCGACTCTAATAATGATATAGAAATGATAAAAAGATATGATGGTTATGCCCAGATTAATGCAAATGAAAAAATAAAATCTATAACAAATAAATATTTTAATTTTATTTCTGATATTATTTATAAAGAACTATAA